CCCCAATCTGTATGGTATATAGACACGTAGATGAATAGTTATCTAAGAAAGtagaacacaaacataaaaaaataactgcgGTCACAAAATAATTTTCAGTTAAACAAAGTTTACCTGCGATGATGTGGACTGAGAATGGCTTCCAAACTGATACCGACTGAGGGCAGAATTTAACCTGTGAactaaaagcaaacaaaaatgcaacaaaatcaACTTGTTTGAATATTCAGATTTAACAAGTTTTGtcacaaaacaatttttttaaaggggtcTTGTGTTTATTGTACTACAAACCAATGTGTTTCCTTTCCAGCTTCAGGTTATTTTTTGGTGAGATAGTTAAACAAAACAGGCTATCTTACTTTACAGAATTTTAATTTAAGTGATGGAAAAAGGACCTGCATTTAAAACTTGATATAATAGTAAAATTGCATTATCCGCTTTTATCATAAAAGAATGgttcataataacataattGTCTTACACTATTGTATTAAAGCGACTGATGCATACATCAACACTTTAGTGTAACAGTAAAGCCAGAACTCACTTTAATTACAGTTGCATTTTAAACTAGTGTGTTTATAAAATGATGGATTGCcccaaacagcaaaaaaaaaatcaacttaaagaaatgtagtttatctgttattatattttgtatttcttatgTGAATCTGAGAAGTAAGTTACGTTATTGGAGTTGAAAAGCAGAACTGTAGacatcagaaaaaataaaaatactaaagTAAATAATTTGTGCCTCAAACTGTACTCAAGTACAATACTTGTTTTGGTGCTTTTAAAAAGCTTAGTGCCGTAATTAATTTGACCGTTTTTGAGACCATCATCAGGCAGGTAAAGGTGCTGATCTCTCTCAGGTATGAAAGCCTCATAGTGATGACAACAACATTATGATGTTTATGATAAagattagggctgggaatctttgggtgtctcacgattcaattTGATATCAAGTCTTGGGGTCCATTCAGAATCtgttttagattaaaaaaaattctggattcatggatccacggattcaaagtctattttttgaatgagtacatacttcaggatctactccagtcatcagTCAtgtaaaatctcagaagataagaatctcaatttttacataaatcgattttttcccccaccccTAATAAAGATGATTAAAACTAATAACAGAAGTTGATTTAATTCAGCTATAATTTGTCAGAGCACTGTGTTAGGAATTTGGCATCATTTAAATGAGGTTTCAGACTGATCGAGACACAATACCCCTTATGCATGTGAGCCCCTTCAGAATTTTGACTTGTAATCAGGGGCGTCACGTCCCAGACACTTTATGGTGACACCTTATTGATCACCTTTAATCTGCCATTGCATTAAAGTAACcccttttatatatatttatatagaaaGCTATAGAGAAGATTGAAAGACTCATCAGTTTGACTTCATAGTTATACAGAACAATATCAGGAAACAGTATCCTTGGCACTTACAAATGATTAGtccaacttatttttttaaacatggaacCCCGGACCTCAGGTTTGATTATAATAGTTTATATATTTACTGTGATTATGAAGAAATTAATTAAGGTGGCTAATGTCTGATATAATGCTGTATCCAAAAACTAAACATGCACCGGtgtaacaaaataaatagtGACAATGTTAAGTGGTGACCTTAAGCCGATTGAGTCTGTgctttacagtctatggtctgtgCTTGTCGTAGTTACAACAGATGttatttttataatatataaatactcATCAGATGTCTTTAATGAAAAAACTAACAAACGCAGCCacatataaatatttttacctTGATCACGTAGGaactccacctcttcctccatgATGATATCTTTATATACAGAAGTCAAGGGGAAAATACAAACTTATTGTCAACATTCAGGTCTCTTTAGTGGTTTGCGTTTGGTCAACTTCTGTTTTTATGTCGCTCACTGCTGGAGTTGAACAGTGTCTCAAAACACATCGTAAACAACCCGCGCTGTTAGTGACGGGAGTTACCCAGCTGCTAAGCCTTGAGGCTGTGCACTTTAAAAGCCGTCCGACTGTATCAGACAGACGTGAAGTAGTTCCGCTCTGCTGCTGCGGTCCAGTTGCAAGTCGGAATAGCAACATGAAcacctccaggagtacctttgttttgttagcgaataccagacgataacaacacactacgtgatagtttctgaccgaaaataacatgaaaacacctccactaagctgctaataaactcaacagGTACATATTAAACATCCCTttcgatgcacgtagcagccttACTGGATCTGAACTCGGGCTACTTGTTAATTCGcaaacaaactcaacaacaaGTAAGTAAGTTGGCATTCACACATCAACTTAACTATGCCTTTTCCTGATGAGGAAGGCAGTTTAACCCATAGGTTTACCCTCACTAAGCGGTGCACCATAACTTTTACAGAGTAGCAAAACTGCTTTGACAAAAACTTAAACCGGAAACGTGGTAGCCTACATTACCCCGACACGTATCCATTCTCCTgcactgttttattattttattataaggtCTCATGGCAGGTTCTCTTGCTTatcattttattcttctttcagTCTTCGCAAGGAAATGCAGTTTTTGATTGAGCACACCTGGGACAGCAGCCCTGTGAATCATGACCCTATCAGGCTCGTTTTCTCTCCTGGACAAGAGGGAATGAAAGTTGAAGTGTTTGGTCCCTTCTTCAATGACCCAGCAGGTCCGGCGTGTCCCCAGAGTCAACCCTTCCCTGTACTGTGGGATTATGAAGGTGGGTACCAAGATAGCAGCTCAGGTAATGCTTTAGGCCTTTAAATACTGTTGTCAACAGTTTCTTATATATGccaaatgtgtgaaaatgtgttttaaagttaaaaaataagttGGAAGCCCTTTTAAATAGATTGTTTGATTGTTGAGCTATAACTATAAAACCCTTGAGGCCCATGGACATTTTTTACGAAAAGGACGCAATGACTGTAATTACCAAATAATGTTATGTGTGTATAATAAGAGCCTGATTAtggtttgtttgctttgtttatttAGCATGCACCAGCCAAAGATGACAGCTGGGTGTGTTCTTGCTGTTGACACTAGCATAATATATATGCTTACTCACTATTTATATTATGTTACTTACTGTTACTGTTAACTGAACTATTCAAAACGGCACACTATACACAGACAGCAGCTTGTAGCAGATAACCAAAGCAGATTGTGCACTTTGTTTATGTTTACCTGttctccactgctgctgctatttctaaataaaagaaTCTTCAGCATCTCTTGGATCCCTTGTGACATTTATGGAGGGCAGGGTTCATGTATAAAAAGAATACATGGCTTAATAAATAACTAAAATGCTGGAATGaaagtgaaaataacaaaataccTATTAAACTTGGTAAccgattacattttaaaatgggtaaatactgttaaaaaaatcatgGATAACTATCAAGAACAACACATATACAGAAATATCTTTATGTGTACTTTGGTGTTGTGAGTGTTTTCTCCAGGGTCACCCTCTTTGGTGCCCACTATCCACGTCTGAGCAAAGTTCTCAGTCTGAAGTTGGTCCCTTCTTCCAGCTTCATGTGCTTCCTCCTCATTGTGAGGCTGACTTCTGATCCATCTCAGCTGTTTGCAGGCTGTTTCTCCTTTGCTGCTGGCGTTTACCCTGCCTGGCAAAGCGTGCAATGTTTGTCTGCGTAATGTCTGTGTGGCCCAGATGTAGAGATGGTGCCCAGTGTGGATCAGTCTCCATCATTTCTTTAGCAGGTTGGCCTGTAATGAcatacagttttaaaaaacatagcACATGACGATTCCCTGTCATTTTAAGATCTTAATAAGACCTGATGATCTGAAATCTGTTGTCTACTAGCTTGGCTAAAGTAGGCATGACTCTGAAGTTAGTTTAGCCAATTTTTAGGCCAATAAATAACTAATCAAGCAACattagaaacacaacaaaaacgaTGTAACTTACCCTTATGCAAGTGTCGAGAACGAATATACATATACAGAGATATCTTAGCGAACGTTTATGTTCATCCGACGCCTCTTTGATATGTCCTCTACCTGCGGTCCAAAGCCCCTTTTCCAGGTGGGAAACTTAAAATAACGTGCCTCGTTGTCAAGTGCTTTACCTTTCACGTCGTGGGACTTATTTCTGCAATTAATCACACAACATGAGTGCACAATTTCtccaaaaaaaggaagcaaagcAAGACATGTGTACAGACGTGACTTCTGATCCGTATGTAAACAAAGAGCTACTACCGCCAACATGGCGCATATAGCCACAATGCATTGCGGTCAGCGTTGGCAATACGTCACCTAGACAGATTTAAGGCATGCACTAAATTGTAcacttgtgtatttatttctcatgtctTCATGGTTCAGAataagaatcagaaatacttagTTTGTATCTGCCAGGTTTTTTATGGTTGTTgcacttttctggtcttctgactactatAAGGGCTTTCAGTCACACTTACCCTTTACACCATATTCACATTCTGATGGCAGAAGTTGCTTTATTAATCTGGATATCCATCAGtagtaatcaatcaatcaatcaatttttatttgtatagcgtcaactcataacaagtgttatctcgagacactttacaaaaagcaggtaaaagaccttactctttgtctgttaacattacaaaagagcattgttactcattcttatgttacaaaaagcaggtaaaggaccttacttatcgTATATTAAAAAGTATTAGTAactaatacacacatacacattcccACGTTGCTTACATGGCAGGGAggaatttggggttcagtgtcttgcccaagacaTTTGCTGGGGGATCGACCCCCGGCATTCCGGTTTAACATCGACCAACTCTTGAGTCACTATACTTAATCTAGCAGTATGAAATATGGtaatatgaaaataaacaggaataaaataagaaataagcaAGAAGAAGCATAAAAAGCACAgagttttgaagaaataatgattgtataaaaaaacagaatttcagaAGTAATGCAATTTGtacaaaaagctttttaaagtaGAGATTTGCAACGGGGCCCTcgattgaaaaatgttttccattttaGTATCAATATTTTCATCCTTGGTTATTGAACAAAATGTTGACTGGTTTAGATTCAGAATGCAATATAAATGATATATAATAAAGAACCAGTTATACAGTTAAATTAATGGTCGTTTCTTGATATAATTGGTTTTTTTCTACATATCCTCAGTTGTGGAGTCTTTCTTCCTTGATAGTTCAACAGAAAACTACCTAGAAGTGGAACTTTGTCCGTGAGTAAAGTGCCAAGCTTTTGTAACGTTCTAGTCTCTGGTCTTTTGTTCAATCTCTTAATACTGCACATATGtactgtgttttcattttagtcATGGACAGCACCTGATTCTATTGCTGTCTGGAGTTCGCCAAGCATTCATGGTAGGCAGACTTCTCAGTAATTAAAGGGTGGAATGGTACTTGAGTACTGTAAGATGTTACACATTTCATTGAAATTCTTTCCACAGCAACAACTGCCCATGGTGTTTAAAACCACAATAACAGACAACAGGTGGATGGGTGAGGCTCTTGTACCCTGGTCATACTTTCCTCCCAATGTCAATAAGATGAACTCTTACTCCATCCATGGCTCAGGTGAGAAGCGTACATATGAGGCTCTCTATCCTATCCCCAAAGAGGAGATCGTGGACGGACAAAAACCAAACTTGTGAGTATTCAAACTCTTTTGACTACAATTGTTTGAGGTCATGAAGGTCTTAAACACAGACATTATTTatggttaaacattttttatttcttatcgTTGACTCTAGCAATTCAGTATTACAATGGTGAACTTGTGAGagcgagaaagaaagagagtgtTGGAATCAAAACAGCAGTGGTTATCCTGACTTTCATTTCCCAGTAAGTGTCAGGTTACAAAATCACTGGTAACAGCAGAGAAGTATTTCTTTGTCACTTTTTCCTAGTTTTGGGtggaaaacaagataaaaatttcagcttcaacttttatttattcattcttacTGACGAAAAATTCAGTAAGAgcctcatttttttattttttattttaattaacctttatttaaccaggtaattaatCCATTGAGAtaaagatctctttcacaagggttaCCTGTCCAAGAGGGCAGGAGCACATATCATAAAACATATTAcatgataaagaaaaaataagttaagagaaaacaacaattacAATGTACAAATGGGTTCGCAGATAAAGTGGAGGGTTGTGATCACAGATTACAATTCAAAATCACAAGcagtgttgggttttttttattttattttagtcacgcatttaataataaatcatatAATTATGGGGATTGAGGATCAATTTAACATCACAGCCTCCTATAAAAGTATGGTATTTGATCGAATATAGCTTTatctatgtctgtctgtctgtctgtctggcagtttatatttatttcatatttatttatgtgattGTGATAACTCTTCATATATAAGTTCATATAAGTTTGTAACAATAAACGGATTAGCTTTCTGTGCTGTAAGCCTTAAATATTCAATTATATGCCATTAAACAATGGTGCTCATAAAGTAGCTGGTAAAGCTTTGAATCTACCAGCCACAGTTGCAGTTTGATCAAAAAGTCAATTTCCAACCCTGGTCCAGAAAGGAATCCTGACTGCAGTGGTACTGTGGGTGTACAATGTGGTGATTCTCCCTATTTCCAATGTtaattttattataaaaaaataattttgtccacaaacttttttttccataacaGGAATGGGATGTTGACAAGCTAAAAGTGAGTTTcgaaaaggaaaacaatgacaaaacacaTGTATTTATATACATGTATTTTTAGTTGTTAATGAAATGAGACGGGAATAAAATATTATTGGTGGGCTGTCACACATTCAAAATCAATGTTATTTTCCTCCACTGTGCGTCTAATCAGTCAgtcaaaagacaagaagaagagaggaagggtGTGCACTGCCAGGCAGAGAGCAGTCCTAACAGCCTTGCAAGTGACACAGCGTAAAATAGCATGACACGACGCACCATTTTTACCCCCCATTTCTATATTCATTCCTGACTATCATGTAGACATGGATGAGAAGATCTACCCTGGTAGATCTGGCGGAAACGCACGTAGTTCCTCAAAAAGACCATAGTTCTGGGGGATAGTTCCTCCGGTCGAAACTGGGTTTAACAGGAAAACTTTTCTTTGATGTCCTTATGATTTTCTCACTCAATAGAGCTTGCTAgattgttttacaaagtggagatagtggTGCATTAATAATGTCCATTATCCGTATTGAAATGCTCTTGTGTCAACACCAGAGAAAAACTTTGCTCACTGTGAGCAGATCATTGACAAGCctttgagtgttgtgatttgagacAAAGCTTGTTTATTGAAAGCAGCACACCTTTATTTGGTCCACCTTCATTtaaaagcactagatgtcatactgtttgcaaggggaaactgaaattcccAAAGCAAAGTAGTAAATATTTAGTGGATGCAGTGTGTCCGAAGCTGCACAATGTGACGCGTTATCTAATGCTCATGTGCTGTAAGGACACAGTGTAAAGCAAGAGTAGAACCACTATTTAAAATAGGATACACAATTAATAGAGCACATTAGCCAATCAGAAGTAAATGGTACTGAAGGCCAAGCCATTCAGTGGTAAATAAGAGTATGTAGAGACAGTAATTTTGAGAGTAAGAACGGAAAAATGGCTGTATTTGTTTTCCACCAAAGTGTAAAAAAcaagcagatttttttgttgcccttgttttttgtattcactcaaatagaaaaatgaaaaaacaacctGTTTCTGCCTTTTTGGTTATGCCGGAAAAAAATCGAACTGTGGAAATTCGGAGGGTCATCCAAAGAACAAGGTATGTTTTAtactttgttctttgtttgacCCTCTGAATTTCCACATCTTTAATCAAATCCAATTTTGCAACTAAGGCTATCTCAGATTTCAATTCTCAAGTCCCAActaatgtataaaaaaatgtgagtaTTTTCTTGGAATTGTTTTATGCTTCAGACATGTTTCTACAAGAAAAGCTGAGAATGTATTAACTCACTAATTTGGACTTCCTGTGTTGAATAAACAGGTGTTGCAGCCAGAACAACACATTTGAAAAGTACATTTGGATTGCAGAGTATTGACAATCAAACCTTCAACTTTCACTAGATATATATGATTATATATAATAGTTTTTATATagataaatctttttttggtGTGTCTATATTTGCCTATCCCTCATTATATTCTCTCTCTCAAAGCCACCGTTTGGAGTATTTCCAAAATTTTCGCCTTCAAAGCA
This window of the Labrus mixtus chromosome 2, fLabMix1.1, whole genome shotgun sequence genome carries:
- the c2h4orf33 gene encoding UPF0462 protein C4orf33 homolog, producing MQFLIEHTWDSSPVNHDPIRLVFSPGQEGMKVEVFGPFFNDPAGPACPQSQPFPVLWDYEVVESFFLDSSTENYLEVELCPHGQHLILLLSGVRQAFMQQLPMVFKTTITDNRWMGEALVPWSYFPPNVNKMNSYSIHGSGEKRTYEALYPIPKEEIVDGQKPNFHRLEYFQNFRLQSIMGEDWVQPETDLWKDKA